The candidate division WOR-3 bacterium DNA segment ATATTATATTATAGCTAATGGAGGAAGATATGGCAGAACGAGATTTTTCTGAAATTGCAAGATTGAGTGAACGTTACAACAAAGATCCAAAATCAAGAATATTCGTCCAGCTTGCTGATGCATACCGGAAGAACAATATGATAGATGAAGCACTCGAAATACTGCAAAAAGGACTGCAGCACCATCCTAACTACAGTCTTGCTTATTTAATCCTGGGAAAATGCTATTTTGACAAAAGGATGTACGCTCAGGCAAAAGATTCCTTTGAAAAAACTTTATCGTTCGACCCCCAGAATATCGTCGCCCTGCGCATGCTTGCCCAGATATGCGAAACCACAAAGGACGAGGAGGGTCAAATTTCAGCGTATAAAGGGATTCTTACGATTGATCCTTTCGACGCCTCGGCGAAAGAAAAACTCGATCGTTTGGAGGCACTCAGGAAAAAAGAACCCTTATATACCATGTCCATGGCGGAAGAATACGAACGCCAGGGAGATTTGACAAAGGCTCTGGAAATATATGAACATCTTCTTTTCACCGATCCCACTGATATCTTGCTTCAGGAAAAAGTCAAACAACTGAAGGAAAAAACAGGCGGAGAAACCCAGAAAGCGGCGGAAGAAAAACTTGAAAAGTTGCAGGTGGAGACATTCTTTAAGCCAGAGGATCTGGAAAAACCTCAGCAGGTCGAACCTTCTGCTCCTCAACCGGACACCATCCAACCGGTGCAGGAACCAGAACCGGTCCAACCGATGGAAAAAACCGAAGAACCGCAGCAACCGACTATTCAAGAGCAGCCTAAACAAGAAACAGACGCTAAAGTGGAAGAAAAACTTGAAATCCTTCAGCCGTTTGGTGAAGAACCTTCCCCTCCGAAAGAAGAGCTTGACATATTGAAACCCGTTGAGGCAACTGAAGAGGAGAAAAGCGAGGAACCAACACCTATAAAGCTGCAGGAAGAAACAGCTGTTTCTCCGGTCGAAGAAACGCCTCGGGATGATAAAACAACACCTCCGGCTGATGTTCAGGCAGCACCGGAATCAACGGAAGAAGAAGAAATTATGTCGCTCGAAGATTTTTTAACTGAAGAACCATCTGAGAAGGTTGAAGAAACAACGCCGATATCAGAAACAAAAGAAGAATCACCCCTCGCCGCAACAGAACCGATTCAGGCAGCGACTACGCAGTTAGCTCCGGAGCCTGAAGAGCGGACTGAAGAACCACCTCTGTCAACTCCGGAAGAAAAACCGATACCGATTAAAGAAGTTGAACCCACACCTTCAGCTCAAGAACCGAAAGAAGAAATCGACCAACCGCCTCAACCCATGTCTGAAGAGCAGGAGCCGGAAATCAAATTAAAACCCAAGAAACCGGAAGAAAAGACTCCACCGGCTGTTGACAGCTCACAACCAACCGAGCAGAAACCTGCACCGCCTGAGCAACAACCGGAAAAGCCCGATGAAAAAAAGGAACCGGAAAAGCCGAAAGAAGAGGATTTTAAATCTTTCCAGGATTGGCTTTCAGGTCTGTTAAAATGAAGATAAAAAATATTGAAAAACTTGTCAAAATTTTGGAAAACAGTGTCGTTTCAGAAATTGAAATCACTGATCTGTTCGGCCGCACTGTGAGAATAAGAAAATCAGGCAATAATACCCAGATAACACAAACTCCAGCTAAAAAGCAACCTACCGCGGTCTCTGAGCCGCAAACCACCGAGCAGGAAGATAAAAAGAACCTGGTTGCGATTAAATCTCCTATAGTAGGTA contains these protein-coding regions:
- a CDS encoding tetratricopeptide repeat protein; its protein translation is MEEDMAERDFSEIARLSERYNKDPKSRIFVQLADAYRKNNMIDEALEILQKGLQHHPNYSLAYLILGKCYFDKRMYAQAKDSFEKTLSFDPQNIVALRMLAQICETTKDEEGQISAYKGILTIDPFDASAKEKLDRLEALRKKEPLYTMSMAEEYERQGDLTKALEIYEHLLFTDPTDILLQEKVKQLKEKTGGETQKAAEEKLEKLQVETFFKPEDLEKPQQVEPSAPQPDTIQPVQEPEPVQPMEKTEEPQQPTIQEQPKQETDAKVEEKLEILQPFGEEPSPPKEELDILKPVEATEEEKSEEPTPIKLQEETAVSPVEETPRDDKTTPPADVQAAPESTEEEEIMSLEDFLTEEPSEKVEETTPISETKEESPLAATEPIQAATTQLAPEPEERTEEPPLSTPEEKPIPIKEVEPTPSAQEPKEEIDQPPQPMSEEQEPEIKLKPKKPEEKTPPAVDSSQPTEQKPAPPEQQPEKPDEKKEPEKPKEEDFKSFQDWLSGLLK
- the accB gene encoding acetyl-CoA carboxylase biotin carboxyl carrier protein, with the translated sequence MKIKNIEKLVKILENSVVSEIEITDLFGRTVRIRKSGNNTQITQTPAKKQPTAVSEPQTTEQEDKKNLVAIKSPIVGTFYRAPAPDAPPYVEIGDVVKPGQVVCIVEAMKLMNEIESDVAGKIVKILVKNEDPVEYNQELFLIEPL